A single genomic interval of Dysidea avara chromosome 6, odDysAvar1.4, whole genome shotgun sequence harbors:
- the LOC136258254 gene encoding uncharacterized protein: MLRSGRSYQPETEPAMSEVAELLKAWMEESRRQEENRREERELFEKARLEERRQYDEERRLERETSRRHYEELVRGLTEGRPRRVEVGPESLKLTKLAENDDIEAFLTTFERAVEAHGVDRDKRAAILAPQLTGKARLAYAAMSDHDAKDYDKKRVKAAIFRRYDINEETYRRRFRDVRPKENETPVELVIRIQDLAEKWLKGRADRQAVVDELVKEQFVEVLPEEIKVWVKERKPRTSEEAGRLAEDYRQARKRDLWVPGMEPKKSSQRTCFTCKQPGHLARDCPTKVATGVSSKGEDATKGETAVKGERKKREDKPLVCYNCGGRGHTSRQCPSGSFYCGARSPYKSSKSKFLSRCEGMVEGQLVSDIVLDTGCSRTLVHSGLVSDEKLRQGEAVTVQCAHGDTVVYPLANVELEVHGQAVSVEAAVSETLPQSVLLGTDVPELLNLLRANDGGQALMVVTRRQALAQAAQLEQGESTDSSSSVEPVQEPQVATGQPEEQMSVSPSVDSNEQSVLSSEFDFGDDMFVDDRAVRSKKSRSDKRKDRYEWACLKRLREDIPNVNQSKQELHKLQDEVPGIRDMRGRSPKQFVEQDDLLYHVWTPKKKPGEAVEQLVLPEQFHQIVCKLAHTIPLAGHLGRDKTVKRISRRFFWPALFCDVADYCRRCPECQRTAKGSHRRVPLIPLPIMKEPFERIDLDIVGPLPHSRRGNQYILVVCDYATRYPEAMPLRSIDAGTVAEHLIQLFARVGIPREILSDQGTNFMSQLLKELYNLLRIHQIRTSPYHPQTDRLVERFNKILKSLLRKLVN; the protein is encoded by the coding sequence ATGCTGCGCTCGGGGAGGAGCTACCAACCTGAGACAGAACCAGCAATGTCAGAAGTAGCAGAGCTACTGAAGGCCTGGATGGAGGAATCCCGCAGACAAGAGGAGAACCGTAGAGAAGAACGAGAACTCTTCGAGAAGGCACGACTAGAGGAACGTCGCCAATATGACGAAGAGAGACGCCTTGAACGGGAAACCAGCAGGAGGCACTATGAAGAATTAGTTCGAGGGCTAACTGAGGGAAGGCCGCGTCGTGTAGAGGTGGGACCAGAGTCGCTAAAGCTTACGAAACTGGCTGAGAATGATGACATCGAAGCTTTTCTCACCACCTTCGAGAGAGCTGTGGAAGCCCATGGCGTGGACAGAGACAAGCGGGCAGCAATTCTAGCCCCTCAACTTACTGGGAAGGCACGATTGGCTTATGCTGCAATGAGCGACCACGACGCAAAGGACTATGACAAAAAACGAGTGAAAGCAGCCATTTTTCGTCGTTACGACATCAATGAAGAGACCTACCGACGACGATTCCGTGATGTGAGGCCAAAGGAGAATGAAACTCCTGTGGAGCTTGTTATCCGTATCCAGGATCTGGCAGAAAAGTGGCTGAAGGGACGTGCAGATCGCCAGGCAGTGGTCGATGAGTTGGTGAAGGAGCAATTTGTGGAGGTCCTGCCTGAGGAGATTAAAGTATGGGTCAAGGAGAGGAAACCGCGGACTAGTGAGGAAGCTGGTCGACTGGCTGAGGACTACAGACAAGCCAGGAAGCGGGATCTTTGGGTTCCTGGTATGGAGCCAAAGAAAAGCAGCCAAAGGACATGTTTTACCTGTAAGCAACCTGGTCATCTGGCGAGAGACTGCCCTACGAAGGTGGCAACAGGAGTGTCCTCAAAAGGGGAGGATGCTACGAAGGGAGAGACTGCTGTAAAGGGAGAGAGGAAGAAACGGGAGGACAAGCCCTTAGTATGTTACAATTGTGGAGGTAGGGGGCATACGTCAAGGCAATGCCCAAGTGGCTCATTTTATTGTGGGGCAAGGAGTCCTTACAAATCCTCTAAGAGTAAGTTTTTGAGTAGGTGTGAGGGTATGGTGGAAGGTCAGTTGGTATCTGATATTGTATTAGATACTGGTTGTTCTAGGACCTTAGTCCATAGTGGCCTTGTCAGTGACGAGAAGCTGAGACAGGGTGAGGCTGTTACAGTCCAGTGTGCTCACGGGGATACTGTGGTGTATCCTCTTGCCAATGTGGAGTTGGAAGTGCATGGACAGGCTGTGTCAGTGGAGGCTGCGGTATCAGAGACTTTACCACAGTCCGTGTTGTTGGGGACAGATGTTCCTGAGCTGTTGAATTTGTTGAGAGCCAATGATGGTGGACAGGCCCTCATGGTGGTTACTAGGCGTCAGGCCCTAGCACAAGCAGCCCAGTTAGAGCAAGGGGAATCAACTGATTCTTCCAGTAGTGTAGAGCCTGTACAGGAACCTCAGGTAGCCACGGGACAACCGGAGGAGCAAATGAGTGTTTCTCCTAGTGTGGATAGCAACGAGCAGTCTGTGTTGTCAAGTGAGTTTGATTTTGGTGATGACATGTTTGTTGATGATAGGGCTGTAAGATCAAAGAAGTCACGATCAGACAAGAGGAAGGACCGGTATGAATGGGCATGTCTTAAGAGGCTTCGAGAAGATATCCCCAATGTGAATCAGTCTAAACAGGAGCTGCATAAGCTGCAGGATGAGGTTCCGGGCATTCGGGATATGAGGGGGAGAAGCCCTAAGCAGTTTGTTGAGCAAGATGATCTGCTGTATCATGTGTGGACCCCGAAGAAAAAACCAGGGGAAGCTGTAGAACAACTGGTTTTACCAGAGCAGTTCCACCAGATAGTGTGTAAGTTGGCTCACACTATCCCACTAGCAGGTCACCTTGGTAGAGACAAGACTGTTAAGAGAATCAGTAGACGGTTCTTTTGGCCAGCTCTATTCTGTGATGTGGCAGACTACTGTCGCCGATGCCCTGAATGTCAGCGTActgcaaagggaagccatcggAGAGTACCTCTAATACCTCTACCAATAATGAAGGAGCCTTTTGAGCGTATAGATTTGGACATTGTTGGTCCTCTGCCTCACAGTAGAAGAGGTAACCAGTATATATTGGTAGTGTGCGACTATGCTACTAGGTATCCAGAGGCCATGCCTCTTCGTTCGATTGATGCAGGTACAGTGGCAGAGCACCTGATCCAGTTATTTGCTCGTGTGGGCATTCCAAGAGAGATTCTGTCGGATCAAGGCACCAACTTCATGTCGCAACTTCTTAAGGAGTTGTACAACCTCTTGCGGATACACCAGATCCGTACATCTCCTTACCATCCGCAGACTGACAGATTGGTAGAGAGGTTCAATAAGATCCTGAAGTCACTCTTGAGGAAGCTTGTTAATTAG